The following proteins come from a genomic window of Gossypium raimondii isolate GPD5lz chromosome 5, ASM2569854v1, whole genome shotgun sequence:
- the LOC105768423 gene encoding uncharacterized protein LOC105768423 encodes MGNCLRHQSSTQWAGDDWGTTVADYGEDDGFSDIKTKEKGIVGDHHQKDGFITTSSTPTVHEVKVKITKKQLEELLGRVDVKELSVQQVLAQLINVSNQFDETNQRSWRPALQSIPEVN; translated from the coding sequence atgggtAATTGTTTACGGCATCAATCATCAACACAATGGGCCGGCGACGACTGGGGAACAACGGTGGCTGACTACGGCGAAGACGACGGGTTTTCCGACATTAAAACGAAAGAAAAGGGTATTGTAGGAGATCATCATCAAAAAGATGGTTTTATTACAACATCTTCGACTCCAACTGTTCATGAAGTTAAAGTGAAGATAACGAAGAAGCAGTTGGAGGAATTATTAGGTAGGGTTGATGTAAAGGAGTTATCAGTACAACAGGTTTTAGCACAGTTGATTAATGTTAGTAATCAATTTGATGAAACAAATCAACGGTCATGGAGGCCTGCACTACAAAGCATTCCTGAGGTGAATTGA